Proteins from one Deltaproteobacteria bacterium genomic window:
- the leuB gene encoding 3-isopropylmalate dehydrogenase: MQMKICVMPGDGIGPEITSQALRVLEAVAVKFGHVVETETALIGGAAIDAVGNPLPEATVAACKASDAVLLGAVGGPKWDTIDPAIRPEKGLLGIRKALGLFANLRPAALFPELAGASYLRPDIVRQGLDIMVVRELTGGAYFGEPRGETTVAGERAAYNTMIYSESEIERIVRVACDIAMKRGKRLCSVDKANVLDVSRLWREVTIRTAADYPEVELSHMYVDNAAMQLIRDPSQFDVIVTENLFGDILSDEASIITGSIGMLPSASVGASGPALFEPIHGSAPDIAGKDIANPLATILSVSMMLRYAFALEAEAER; this comes from the coding sequence ATGCAGATGAAGATATGTGTGATGCCGGGTGACGGCATCGGTCCGGAAATCACGTCTCAGGCACTGCGCGTGCTGGAGGCCGTGGCCGTGAAATTCGGACATGTCGTGGAAACCGAGACCGCGTTGATCGGCGGCGCGGCCATTGACGCCGTGGGCAACCCCCTGCCCGAGGCCACGGTGGCCGCGTGCAAGGCCTCCGATGCCGTGCTGCTTGGGGCCGTGGGCGGTCCCAAATGGGACACCATCGACCCTGCCATCCGTCCGGAAAAGGGGTTGCTGGGTATCCGCAAGGCCCTGGGCCTGTTCGCCAACCTGCGCCCGGCAGCCCTGTTTCCGGAGCTGGCGGGGGCGTCCTATCTGCGACCGGACATCGTGCGGCAGGGGCTTGATATCATGGTCGTGCGCGAGTTGACCGGCGGGGCCTATTTCGGCGAGCCGCGCGGCGAGACCACGGTGGCTGGCGAGCGCGCCGCCTACAACACCATGATCTACAGCGAATCCGAAATCGAGCGCATCGTGCGCGTGGCCTGCGACATTGCCATGAAACGCGGCAAGCGCCTCTGTTCCGTGGACAAGGCCAACGTGCTCGACGTGTCGCGGTTGTGGCGGGAAGTGACCATCCGCACCGCCGCCGACTATCCGGAAGTGGAGCTGTCGCATATGTACGTGGATAACGCGGCCATGCAGCTTATCCGCGATCCGTCCCAGTTTGACGTCATTGTGACCGAAAATCTATTCGGAGACATCCTGTCCGACGAGGCGTCCATCATCACCGGTTCCATCGGCATGCTGCCCTCGGCGTCCGTGGGCGCGTCCGGTCCGGCTCTGTTCGAGCCCATCCACGGCTCGGCTCCGGACATCGCCGGCAAGGACATCGCCAATCCCCTGGCCACCATTCTGTCCGTATCGATGATGCTGCGCTACGCGTTTGCCCTGGAAGCCGAGGCCGAGCG
- a CDS encoding 3-isopropylmalate dehydratase small subunit, with protein MTFRGKTHVVGDHIDTDAIIPARFLVTADPVELGKNCFEGLEHGWINRVTPGDILVAGENFGCGSSREHAPLAILGAGMKVVLAKSYARIFYRNSFNMGLLLLELGEDIARIHDGDELDIDVAGGTIKNLTTGETIGFSPVPTFMMGMLSGGGLVEYVKRKVAQ; from the coding sequence ATGACATTTAGAGGCAAAACCCACGTGGTGGGAGATCATATCGATACTGACGCCATTATTCCGGCGCGTTTTTTGGTCACGGCCGATCCGGTCGAGCTGGGCAAGAATTGTTTCGAGGGCCTGGAGCACGGCTGGATCAATCGTGTCACGCCCGGCGATATCCTGGTCGCTGGCGAGAATTTTGGCTGTGGCTCCTCGCGCGAGCATGCGCCCTTGGCCATTCTCGGCGCGGGGATGAAGGTTGTGCTGGCCAAAAGCTACGCACGGATTTTTTACCGCAATTCATTCAACATGGGCCTTTTGTTGCTGGAACTGGGCGAGGATATCGCCCGCATCCACGACGGCGATGAACTGGATATCGACGTGGCCGGCGGCACAATCAAGAATCTGACCACGGGCGAGACCATCGGTTTTAGCCCCGTGCCCACATTCATGATGGGCATGCTGTCGGGTGGCGGTTTGGTCGAATACGTCAAGCGCAAGGTGGCGCAATAG
- the leuC gene encoding 3-isopropylmalate dehydratase large subunit translates to MRQTLAQKILQRHTDQSITGDGQIVQCRVSLVLANDITAPLAIKSIRGMGVTRVFDKDRVALVCDHFTPNKDIDSAEQVKLVRDFAREMDITHYYEGGNVGVEHAILPEYGLVGPGDIVIGADSHTCTYGGLGAFATGLGSTDIAAAMALGETWFKVPETIRVNITGTLPAYVGGKDLILYVIGQLGVAGALYKALEFGGDVIDGLSVEARMTMANMAIEAGGKAGLFAADAKTLAYCEAHGRKGDSPLAADEGAVYWKTLDFDATRMAPQVACPHLPDNVRPVDEAADVRVDQVVLGSCTNGRISDLREAAAVIKGRKVAKGVRFIVIPASPGAYSMALDEGLLRTFLDAGAIISPPTCGPCLGGHMGILAGGERCLSTTNRNFKGRMGSLESEVYLANPAVAAATAVTGFITHPGKL, encoded by the coding sequence ATGCGCCAGACTTTAGCTCAGAAAATCCTGCAGAGGCACACGGATCAGTCCATCACGGGAGACGGACAGATCGTCCAGTGCCGCGTGTCGCTGGTCCTGGCCAACGATATAACCGCCCCCCTGGCCATCAAGTCCATTCGGGGCATGGGCGTGACCAGGGTCTTCGACAAGGACCGCGTGGCCCTGGTCTGTGATCATTTCACGCCTAACAAGGACATTGATTCCGCAGAACAGGTCAAGCTTGTGCGGGATTTCGCCCGTGAGATGGATATCACGCACTATTACGAAGGGGGGAACGTTGGCGTGGAACACGCCATCCTGCCCGAGTACGGGTTGGTCGGCCCCGGCGATATCGTAATCGGCGCGGACAGCCACACCTGCACCTACGGTGGGTTGGGCGCTTTCGCCACGGGCCTGGGCAGCACGGATATCGCCGCGGCCATGGCCTTGGGCGAGACCTGGTTCAAGGTTCCGGAGACCATCCGCGTCAACATTACCGGCACGTTGCCCGCGTATGTCGGCGGCAAAGATTTGATTTTGTACGTCATTGGACAGCTCGGCGTGGCCGGGGCCCTGTACAAGGCCCTGGAATTCGGCGGCGACGTCATTGACGGACTGTCCGTGGAGGCGCGCATGACCATGGCCAACATGGCCATCGAGGCCGGCGGCAAGGCCGGACTTTTCGCGGCCGACGCCAAGACCCTGGCCTATTGCGAGGCCCACGGCCGCAAGGGGGACTCGCCTCTGGCCGCCGACGAGGGCGCGGTTTATTGGAAGACGCTTGATTTCGACGCCACGCGCATGGCGCCGCAGGTCGCCTGCCCACATCTGCCGGACAACGTCAGGCCCGTGGATGAGGCCGCGGACGTGCGCGTGGATCAGGTCGTGCTTGGATCCTGCACCAATGGCCGCATCAGCGATCTGCGTGAGGCCGCGGCTGTGATCAAGGGCCGCAAGGTGGCCAAGGGCGTGCGCTTTATCGTTATTCCGGCCTCGCCCGGAGCATACTCCATGGCTTTGGACGAAGGATTGCTGCGGACCTTTCTGGATGCCGGCGCCATCATCAGCCCGCCAACCTGTGGGCCGTGCCTGGGTGGACACATGGGCATTTTGGCTGGCGGCGAGCGTTGCCTGTCGACGACCAATCGCAATTTCAAGGGCCGCATGGGCAGTCTGGAATCCGAGGTTTATCTGGCCAACCCGGCCGTTGCGGCGGCCACGGCCGTGACCGGCTTCATCACGCATCCGGGCAAATTGTAG
- a CDS encoding 2-isopropylmalate synthase: MSERIFIFDTTLRDGEQSPGATMNRNEKIRLAKQLENLGVDIIEAGFPAASQGDFEAVRDIAKAVQSCQVAGLCRALPADIDRAWEAVRHNPQGRIHTFLATSDIHMKYKLRKERHQVLEMVEAAVKYSAGKTSNVEFSAEDASRSDWDFLVQVFERAIAAGATTINVPDTVGYVQPQEFAELIAYLLEKVPNSHKAVFSVHCHNDLGLATANTLAALKAGARQAEVTLSGIGERAGNAALEEVVMSMDVRKDFYQFASGIKKEQIYPSTRLLSLIIGQPIPPYKSIIGANAFAHESGIHQDGVLKNRLTYEIMTPESVGRQEEDMVLGKHSGRAALVKRLGDLGYHLDEAQIDIVFAAMKKLADRKKEIFVEDLEAMVLDEIFRIPDKYRLEYLSAISGNMAIPNAVVKMYVDGEERVISDFGTGPIDAVFNTIAKVVDRHPKLVRYAVNAITGGTDAQGEVTVKIEENGKTSVGRASDADIIVASAKAYLNALNRLAKREEETICARL, from the coding sequence ATGTCGGAGAGAATTTTTATTTTTGACACGACGTTGCGTGACGGCGAGCAGTCTCCCGGCGCAACCATGAACCGTAATGAAAAAATTCGGCTGGCCAAGCAGTTGGAAAATCTGGGAGTGGACATTATCGAAGCGGGCTTTCCGGCCGCCAGTCAGGGTGATTTCGAAGCCGTGCGCGACATTGCCAAGGCGGTCCAAAGTTGCCAGGTGGCCGGTCTGTGTCGGGCCCTGCCTGCGGATATCGACCGGGCTTGGGAAGCGGTTCGGCATAATCCGCAGGGACGAATTCATACGTTTTTGGCCACCTCGGATATTCATATGAAATACAAGCTCAGAAAGGAGCGGCATCAGGTTTTGGAGATGGTTGAAGCTGCGGTCAAGTATTCGGCAGGCAAAACCTCCAACGTTGAATTCTCGGCCGAGGATGCATCCCGTTCGGATTGGGACTTTTTGGTCCAGGTCTTTGAGCGGGCCATTGCGGCCGGCGCCACGACCATCAATGTCCCGGACACGGTTGGCTATGTTCAGCCCCAGGAGTTTGCCGAACTGATCGCCTATCTTTTGGAAAAAGTCCCCAACAGTCATAAGGCCGTTTTTTCCGTGCATTGTCACAACGATCTGGGTCTGGCCACGGCCAACACCTTGGCGGCGCTCAAGGCCGGGGCTCGGCAGGCCGAGGTGACCCTGAGCGGCATTGGCGAACGGGCCGGCAACGCGGCCCTGGAAGAAGTGGTCATGTCCATGGATGTGCGCAAGGATTTTTATCAGTTTGCCAGCGGTATCAAAAAGGAACAGATTTATCCGTCCACCCGGCTTTTGTCCCTGATCATCGGGCAGCCGATACCACCGTACAAGTCGATTATCGGCGCCAACGCCTTTGCCCATGAATCGGGGATTCATCAGGATGGAGTACTCAAGAACCGTTTGACCTACGAGATCATGACGCCGGAGTCCGTGGGACGTCAGGAAGAGGACATGGTTTTGGGCAAGCATTCCGGTCGCGCCGCATTGGTCAAACGTCTGGGCGATTTGGGTTACCATTTGGACGAGGCCCAGATCGACATCGTGTTCGCGGCCATGAAAAAGCTGGCCGATCGCAAAAAGGAAATTTTTGTGGAGGATCTCGAAGCCATGGTGCTCGACGAGATTTTCCGCATCCCCGACAAATACCGCCTGGAATATCTGAGCGCCATCAGTGGCAACATGGCTATCCCCAACGCGGTCGTCAAAATGTACGTGGACGGCGAGGAACGGGTCATTTCCGATTTCGGGACCGGTCCCATCGACGCGGTGTTCAATACCATCGCCAAGGTCGTGGATCGTCATCCAAAATTGGTTCGCTACGCGGTTAACGCCATCACCGGTGGTACCGACGCCCAGGGCGAGGTGACCGTCAAGATAGAGGAAAACGGAAAAACATCGGTGGGCCGCGCTTCGGACGCGGACATCATCGTTGCCAGCGCCAAGGCCTATTTGAACGCCCTGAACCGCTTGGCCAAAAGAGAGGAGGAAACCATATGCGCCAGACTTTAG
- the pssA gene encoding CDP-diacylglycerol--serine O-phosphatidyltransferase has product MDHPKPKHRGYYLLPNMMTMASLLTGFMGILWSIQGAYEMAAYAILASCVFDGLDGKLARLTNSASDFGVQLDSLADLVAFGVGPAILVYQWTLHDFGRLGIMASFLIIACGALRLARFNVQTGKISKKFFIGLPIPAAACTLAAFVFFAAYLPEGFVALIPRIVLVLAFLVSILMVSNVRYASFKDAEVIRAHRFSATVTALLIFVLVASEPKLLGFVFFIGYIISGLIYSYFVLPLRGKSLLRESSHKIS; this is encoded by the coding sequence ATGGACCACCCAAAACCCAAGCACCGGGGATATTACCTGCTCCCCAACATGATGACCATGGCCAGCCTGCTGACCGGATTCATGGGTATTTTATGGTCCATTCAAGGCGCCTACGAAATGGCGGCCTACGCCATTCTGGCCAGCTGTGTTTTTGACGGGCTGGATGGAAAGTTGGCCAGATTGACCAACTCCGCCTCGGATTTCGGAGTCCAGCTCGATTCCCTGGCCGATCTGGTCGCTTTTGGCGTCGGGCCGGCAATCCTGGTTTACCAGTGGACCCTGCACGATTTCGGCCGTCTCGGTATCATGGCCTCCTTTCTGATCATTGCCTGTGGCGCTTTGCGTTTGGCCCGCTTCAACGTCCAGACCGGAAAAATCAGCAAGAAGTTTTTCATCGGTCTGCCCATTCCCGCTGCCGCCTGCACCTTGGCCGCGTTCGTGTTTTTCGCGGCCTATCTCCCGGAAGGTTTCGTGGCTTTGATTCCACGGATCGTCCTGGTTTTGGCTTTTTTGGTGTCCATTCTCATGGTCAGCAATGTGCGGTATGCATCCTTCAAGGATGCCGAGGTCATCCGCGCCCATCGTTTCAGCGCCACGGTGACCGCCCTGCTCATTTTCGTGTTGGTCGCCTCCGAACCGAAATTGCTCGGTTTTGTTTTTTTCATCGGCTACATTATTTCCGGTCTTATTTACTCCTACTTCGTTTTGCCGCTACGCGGAAAATCCCTGCTACGAGAGTCTTCTCACAAGATCTCGTAA
- a CDS encoding phosphatidylserine decarboxylase family protein: MQKPSLGLSLEGVPFIFFTTVATVIFALIGCWIMAVALLVVLFLVLNFFRDPERVVPQDAGVAVSPADGKVVKVETMRDPLTGEDRTAICVFMSIFNVHVNRMPVAGRVGRIAYHGGKFFNASFDKASTDNERNSLLIEDRDGRTWTTVQIAGLIARRIICWAETGDELARGQRFGLIKFGSRVDLYIPSEYVPAVRVGEKVFAGQTILARKK, translated from the coding sequence ATGCAAAAGCCATCCCTTGGCCTGTCCCTCGAGGGCGTGCCGTTTATTTTTTTCACCACGGTCGCCACCGTGATCTTTGCCCTGATCGGGTGCTGGATCATGGCCGTCGCGCTGCTGGTGGTTCTCTTTTTGGTACTCAATTTTTTTCGCGATCCCGAGCGGGTGGTCCCCCAGGATGCCGGCGTGGCGGTGTCCCCGGCCGACGGCAAGGTCGTCAAGGTCGAGACCATGCGCGATCCCTTGACCGGCGAGGACCGCACGGCCATTTGCGTTTTCATGAGCATTTTCAACGTGCATGTGAACAGAATGCCCGTGGCTGGTCGCGTGGGGCGCATTGCGTATCATGGGGGAAAATTTTTCAACGCTTCGTTTGACAAGGCGTCCACGGACAACGAGCGTAACTCGCTGTTGATCGAGGATCGCGATGGTCGGACCTGGACCACGGTCCAGATCGCCGGGCTCATCGCGCGGCGTATCATCTGCTGGGCCGAGACCGGGGATGAACTGGCCCGTGGCCAGCGTTTCGGATTGATCAAGTTTGGCTCCAGAGTTGACCTTTACATACCCTCCGAGTATGTCCCGGCTGTCCGCGTTGGAGAAAAGGTCTTCGCCGGGCAGACAATTTTGGCCCGCAAAAAATAA
- a CDS encoding ADP-heptose--LPS heptosyltransferase yields MPSLNPHAPVVPRYLVIQLARFGDLIQTKRLVRSLARRGEVHLLVDRSLLSLACLVYPDVLAHGIAAHGAHGRDISTKIHADLAAIAGQNFTRIFNLNFSGLNFALAAMFPSDRVRGYGMRMGQRLIDAWPALAMRWTRHRAETGINLVDMWGLLADEPIAATDVNPAPCPSGGGLGVVMAGQNARRSLPPTILAPLVQAALQRVGRGSVFLLGAGAERRAAMELISLLPPAVRGEVRDLVGRTDWAALADTVAGLDLLLTPDTGTMHLAAHLGTPVLAFFLSSAWCHETGPYGAGHMVLQSLPACAPCVETTPCPHGTRCSRPFTDPAVLRFVSGREEKPVPGDFAVMRSEFDVLGVVFRAVSGRDPYLQSRVCFRSMAAAVAGVGGITGCVASGAHEWWIQERDWMLPQTLRGRHV; encoded by the coding sequence ATGCCGTCCTTGAATCCACATGCCCCTGTCGTGCCCCGTTATCTGGTCATTCAACTGGCCAGGTTTGGAGATTTGATCCAGACCAAGCGCTTGGTGCGTTCCCTGGCCCGGCGCGGGGAGGTGCATCTGTTGGTGGACCGGTCTCTTTTATCATTGGCGTGCTTGGTCTACCCCGATGTCCTGGCTCACGGCATCGCCGCGCACGGCGCGCATGGGCGGGATATTTCCACCAAGATCCATGCCGATCTCGCGGCCATTGCCGGACAAAATTTTACTCGGATTTTCAATCTCAATTTTTCCGGTCTCAATTTTGCCCTGGCCGCCATGTTTCCTTCGGACAGGGTGCGGGGTTACGGCATGCGGATGGGACAGCGGCTGATCGACGCCTGGCCGGCCCTGGCCATGCGATGGACCCGTCACCGTGCCGAAACCGGGATCAATTTGGTTGATATGTGGGGGCTGCTCGCGGACGAGCCGATAGCCGCCACGGACGTCAACCCCGCTCCGTGTCCTTCTGGCGGGGGGCTTGGCGTGGTCATGGCCGGACAAAACGCGCGTCGTTCCCTGCCGCCGACAATTTTGGCGCCATTGGTGCAGGCGGCCTTGCAACGGGTCGGGCGTGGCTCCGTTTTTTTGCTCGGAGCCGGCGCCGAGCGTCGGGCGGCCATGGAGTTGATCAGCCTGCTTCCTCCGGCCGTGCGCGGGGAGGTGCGCGACCTGGTTGGCCGGACCGACTGGGCGGCCTTGGCCGATACCGTGGCCGGCCTTGATCTCCTGCTGACCCCGGATACCGGGACCATGCATTTGGCCGCGCATCTTGGAACTCCGGTGCTGGCTTTTTTTCTGTCCTCGGCGTGGTGTCACGAAACGGGCCCATACGGGGCGGGGCACATGGTCTTGCAGTCCTTGCCCGCGTGTGCCCCATGCGTGGAAACCACCCCCTGCCCGCATGGAACCCGTTGTTCGCGGCCGTTCACGGATCCGGCGGTGCTGCGTTTTGTCAGTGGCCGCGAGGAGAAACCCGTGCCCGGGGATTTCGCGGTCATGCGTTCCGAATTCGATGTCCTGGGCGTGGTTTTCCGAGCCGTGTCCGGGCGTGACCCCTATCTGCAATCTCGTGTCTGTTTCCGTTCCATGGCCGCTGCGGTGGCTGGAGTCGGAGGTATCACCGGATGCGTCGCCTCGGGCGCGCACGAATGGTGGATTCAGGAACGTGACTGGATGCTGCCCCAAACCCTGCGAGGTCGCCATGTCTGA
- a CDS encoding bifunctional precorrin-2 dehydrogenase/sirohydrochlorin ferrochelatase — protein MRYYPLLLDLTHMHCLVVGAGEVGLRKIQGLLECEPARVTGVDPAPVTAELADLLAKHSNFSYKQRPFAPTDLDGARMVFACTANRELNQTIGDECARRGLLCNRADDPEQGTFVLPATITRGDLVIAVSTNGASPALCRIIRRDLEGRYGPEYACFARLLRQIRTALLALGWSCAANRVIFRELAASNLPELIRANDHEHCHSLLAALLPAPLHPRIGEWCDDCIQNL, from the coding sequence ATGCGCTACTACCCCCTGCTTCTCGATCTGACGCACATGCACTGCCTGGTGGTTGGCGCCGGCGAGGTCGGCCTGCGCAAAATCCAGGGGCTTCTCGAATGCGAACCCGCCCGGGTGACGGGCGTGGACCCAGCTCCGGTCACTGCGGAACTGGCCGATCTTCTTGCAAAACATTCCAATTTTTCCTATAAACAGCGCCCTTTCGCTCCGACGGACCTCGACGGCGCGCGGATGGTTTTCGCGTGCACGGCCAACCGCGAGCTCAACCAAACCATCGGCGACGAATGCGCCCGACGCGGCCTGCTCTGCAACCGGGCCGACGACCCGGAACAAGGAACCTTCGTGCTCCCGGCCACCATCACCCGGGGAGATTTGGTCATCGCGGTCTCCACCAACGGTGCCAGCCCGGCCTTGTGCCGCATCATCCGTCGGGATCTGGAAGGCCGTTACGGGCCCGAGTACGCCTGCTTCGCCCGCCTCTTGCGCCAGATCCGAACGGCCCTTCTCGCCCTGGGCTGGTCGTGCGCGGCGAATCGGGTCATTTTCCGGGAGCTGGCCGCGTCCAATCTGCCCGAATTGATCAGGGCCAACGATCACGAGCACTGTCACTCGTTGCTGGCTGCCCTGCTTCCGGCCCCACTGCACCCTCGAATCGGAGAATGGTGTGATGACTGCATCCAGAATCTTTGA
- a CDS encoding cytochrome C assembly protein: protein MTASRIFELIIALLYLSGSVAYPLGLGLRRVGLKRIATWTSGAALGLHTVDLVLRLAASGSMALQHGQFYISLLAWFIVLIFFVLWWRLKHDFLSMITAPLALILFSSSLAVSTQVLAVPEQWSALWFSLHVGTIFVSLALIVMAFGAGLTYLYLERKIKTKAKLPNFSKDLPSLETFDRANHWAVCIGFPLYTISMLAGFVWASFTWKRVLSWDPKELISILIWFIFALLYHQRLGLGWRGRKPAKTAILLFALCMISLLGVNFLLPTHHSFRP from the coding sequence ATGACTGCATCCAGAATCTTTGAACTGATCATCGCCCTGCTCTACCTGAGCGGATCCGTCGCCTATCCCCTTGGCCTGGGTTTGCGTCGGGTCGGGCTCAAACGAATCGCGACCTGGACTTCCGGCGCGGCCCTGGGTCTGCATACCGTGGATCTTGTTCTGCGCCTGGCCGCCTCCGGGTCCATGGCCCTGCAACACGGGCAGTTTTACATCAGTCTGCTCGCCTGGTTCATCGTCCTGATCTTTTTTGTCCTGTGGTGGCGTCTCAAGCATGATTTCCTCTCCATGATCACCGCTCCCCTGGCGCTTATCCTGTTTTCCTCCTCCCTGGCCGTGAGCACCCAGGTCCTGGCGGTTCCGGAACAATGGAGCGCCCTGTGGTTCAGCCTGCACGTGGGCACCATCTTCGTGTCCCTGGCGTTGATCGTCATGGCCTTTGGCGCGGGCCTGACCTACCTGTACCTGGAGCGCAAAATCAAAACCAAGGCCAAATTGCCCAACTTCTCCAAGGACCTGCCCTCCCTGGAAACCTTTGATCGCGCCAACCACTGGGCCGTGTGCATCGGTTTCCCCCTGTACACCATCAGCATGCTGGCCGGATTCGTGTGGGCATCCTTTACCTGGAAGCGAGTTCTCAGCTGGGATCCCAAGGAACTCATTTCCATCCTGATCTGGTTCATTTTCGCCCTGCTCTACCACCAGCGCCTCGGGCTGGGTTGGCGCGGACGGAAACCGGCCAAAACCGCCATTCTGCTTTTTGCCCTGTGCATGATCTCACTGCTCGGTGTGAACTTTCTGCTGCCCACGCACCACAGTTTCCGCCCCTAA
- a CDS encoding glutamyl-tRNA reductase, whose translation MNQEIFLIGLNHKTADVGIRERFALAGCDPADSGLIHDRGPISEVMILSTCNRVEFLAVGDQTTDIRGLVLNFWAKHCDQPRADLDEHTYCHQGDAAVDHLFTVASSLDSMILGEPQILGQLKTAYRASVEKGTARVIINRLLHKAFSVAKRVRTETAIASSAVSISYAAVELARKIFTDLSRHGALLVGAGEMAELAATHLLSAGVRDISVVNRTLAKGEELARQFGGHALPFEQLSQALLEADIVISSTGSPTAIIKARDMKDVLRKRRNRPIFFIDIAVPRDIDPDVNSLDNVYLYDIDDLKEVVEENLAGRQQEAAKAREIVAEEVTTFMRWRDGLALQPTIVALLGQGEDIARRELRRSIKQLGPNPDPQMVAVLERLAISICHKICHEPISYLKRRSQEEGSAQRFIHNARRMFNLDHEIIPEEAHLDRRSAAEPHTEDRHALFSDR comes from the coding sequence ATGAATCAGGAAATATTTCTCATCGGTTTGAATCACAAGACAGCGGATGTGGGCATCCGCGAACGCTTTGCCCTGGCCGGATGCGACCCCGCCGACAGCGGTCTGATCCACGATCGCGGCCCCATCAGCGAAGTCATGATCCTCTCAACCTGCAACCGGGTTGAATTCCTGGCGGTGGGCGACCAAACCACCGACATACGGGGTCTGGTCCTGAATTTCTGGGCAAAGCATTGCGACCAGCCCCGCGCCGACCTGGACGAGCACACCTATTGCCACCAGGGCGACGCGGCCGTGGACCATCTGTTCACCGTGGCCTCCAGCCTGGATTCCATGATCCTGGGCGAGCCACAAATTCTGGGGCAACTCAAAACCGCCTACCGCGCATCCGTGGAAAAAGGGACGGCCAGGGTCATCATCAACCGGTTGCTGCACAAGGCCTTTTCCGTGGCCAAGCGCGTCCGCACCGAAACCGCCATCGCTTCCAGCGCCGTGTCCATCAGCTACGCGGCGGTGGAATTGGCGCGCAAGATTTTCACGGATCTGTCCAGACACGGAGCACTCTTGGTCGGCGCGGGCGAGATGGCCGAACTGGCCGCCACCCACCTGCTTTCGGCGGGAGTGCGGGACATCAGCGTGGTCAACCGTACCCTGGCCAAGGGCGAGGAACTGGCCCGACAATTCGGCGGCCACGCCCTGCCCTTCGAACAGCTGTCCCAGGCGTTGCTGGAAGCGGATATCGTCATCAGCTCCACTGGCTCGCCCACGGCCATCATCAAGGCGCGGGACATGAAGGACGTGCTCCGCAAACGCCGCAACCGACCCATCTTTTTCATCGATATCGCGGTCCCGCGCGACATTGATCCGGACGTGAACAGCCTGGATAACGTATATCTCTACGACATCGACGATCTCAAGGAAGTGGTCGAGGAAAATCTGGCCGGACGGCAGCAGGAAGCGGCCAAGGCCAGGGAAATCGTGGCCGAGGAAGTGACCACGTTCATGCGCTGGCGGGATGGCCTGGCCCTGCAGCCGACCATCGTCGCCCTGCTGGGCCAGGGAGAGGACATTGCCCGGCGGGAGTTGCGGCGATCCATCAAGCAGCTTGGCCCCAACCCGGACCCGCAAATGGTGGCCGTGCTGGAACGCCTGGCCATATCCATCTGTCACAAAATCTGCCACGAGCCCATTTCCTACCTCAAGCGCCGCTCCCAGGAAGAAGGCTCGGCCCAGCGTTTCATCCACAACGCCCGCCGGATGTTCAACCTGGATCATGAAATCATCCCCGAGGAAGCCCACCTGGACCGCAGATCAGCCGCTGAACCCCACACGGAGGACCGCCATGCGCTCTTTTCTGATCGATGA